CGAGTACTACGGCATGCACATGGACGCCACGATCCTTGATACCGTATGGGGATGGATCCAGTCGCCGGACTCGCCGCTGCAGGGCCTGCTGGCCCGCACCGCCGACGGCGAGGCCATCGGCCTGATGCACTTCCGCGCCATGCCATCGCCGCTGCGCGGTGCCACCATCGGCTTCCTGGACGACCTCTTCCTGGCCCCCGCCCATCGCGGCAGCGGCGCCGTGGACGAGATGCTGGACGAGCTGCGCGAGGAGGCTCGCCGCCAGGGCTGGCCCTTCGTGCGCTGGATCACCCGCGAGCACAACTACCGTGCCCGCGGCGTCTATGACCGTCACGCCACCCGTACCGATTGGCTGACCTATCAGCTCGAACCCTGACACCCATACACGACGACTGACTGGGAGTTCTGCATGCCCCGCTTTCCCGACCACTTGACCGGTGACGGCCCCCACAACCCCTTCCCCGGGGTGCGCGTGCTGGAACGCCGCCTGGGCCGCGAGATCCCCCACCAGCTCGGCTCCAACGAGGGGCTCGACATGCCCCACCGCGCCCTGCGCGAGCACTTCGGCGATGCCATGGCGGCCCACGTCTACAGCTACGGCGACGCCGAGGCGCTGGGCATCC
The Halomonas alkalicola DNA segment above includes these coding regions:
- a CDS encoding GNAT family N-acetyltransferase produces the protein MTLTIAVPQDADRADWERLYRGYAEYYGMHMDATILDTVWGWIQSPDSPLQGLLARTADGEAIGLMHFRAMPSPLRGATIGFLDDLFLAPAHRGSGAVDEMLDELREEARRQGWPFVRWITREHNYRARGVYDRHATRTDWLTYQLEP